A single window of Kitasatospora sp. HUAS MG31 DNA harbors:
- a CDS encoding TetR/AcrR family transcriptional regulator, producing the protein MPNVPAAPALPRRDQIRREAARLFAARGFLGVGVDEIGKAVGISGPGLYRHFSGKDAMLADLLVGISERLLEEGRRRAGEADGATGALDALIRGHVDFALDDRDLIILHDRELLHLKEEDRRRVRRLQRAYVELWVDVVRRTFPALALPDAEPLARAAVHAVFGLLNSTPHSAAPNPAQGDRTGLARDGMAALLHRLAQGAFAAAADEAGRSEAA; encoded by the coding sequence ATGCCGAACGTCCCAGCAGCCCCCGCGCTCCCACGCCGTGACCAGATCCGCCGGGAGGCCGCCAGGCTGTTCGCCGCCCGGGGCTTCCTCGGAGTCGGCGTGGACGAGATCGGCAAGGCCGTGGGCATCAGCGGCCCCGGCCTCTACCGCCACTTCTCGGGCAAGGACGCCATGCTTGCCGACCTCCTGGTCGGCATCAGCGAGCGGTTGCTGGAGGAGGGCCGGCGCCGGGCCGGCGAGGCGGACGGCGCCACCGGCGCACTGGACGCCCTGATCAGGGGCCATGTGGACTTCGCCCTCGACGACCGCGACCTGATCATCCTGCACGACCGCGAGCTGCTCCACCTCAAGGAGGAGGACCGCCGCCGGGTCCGCCGGCTCCAGCGCGCCTACGTCGAGCTCTGGGTCGACGTGGTCCGCCGGACCTTCCCCGCACTGGCCCTTCCCGACGCCGAACCGCTGGCCCGCGCCGCCGTGCACGCGGTCTTCGGCCTGCTCAACTCCACTCCGCACAGCGCCGCCCCCAACCCCGCCCAGGGCGACCGCACCGGCCTGGCCCGCGACGGCATGGCCGCCCTGCTGCACCGGCTGGCCCAGGGCGCCTTCGCGGCCGCCGCCGACGAGGCGGGCCGCTCCGAGGCCGCCTGA